The Lolium rigidum isolate FL_2022 chromosome 2, APGP_CSIRO_Lrig_0.1, whole genome shotgun sequence genomic interval ATGCTGCTGACACTCTTCATTTTTGACATGGTATATGCACACCACTCCACCACTCACTACCAGCATCCAACACCTGCTCCAAAAATGATGTCCTCGAGAGATAGAATGATGGTAAAAGAACCACCATGGTTCAATCCGGGATACCCAGATCTATGGTTTTCCCTAGAGCCACACGAGTGAGTACATGCGGGCTGAAAcggcaatgtcttcaacaaggtaacggagCGTAGACGCCGTCATCACCCTCCATGACTAGAGTCGGGCCTACGTTTTCACCGGAAGACGTGCCTCCCCAACTCGCCTATGTTACCAACCAGCTGACCCCCTCCGGCGGAGGAGTAAGCCACCAGCGCCATGCAAGGGCATGAGCCCCTGACTTCCTCAAGCTGTAAGTGAAGCCCAGGAGCACCACCAAGTACTGACATTTGAGTGGAGAAGATGCAGCAATGTGTGAACCGCGGCCCGTTGGATCCCATATTGAGCAAGAACTGATGCAAGTTTCGCTAAATTGAGATGATTATTGtcacaaaaagtaaactaggagtAAAAATTGAATTGGGGCAACTCTTTGACTAGCAATTCAGGTGGATGACACTTAAGGCTGTATGTGTCGATCAATGCAGAGGGCAGGGcttccccttttcgaaaaaatatatgagttgcaagcgaGTCTCAACACCAATGAGAGTGGAGGACAAGTTGTCTAGCCACGTTGGAGTTGGAGTGAACAGAAGACGAGTTCCACGAGACATTGTCAAGTGAACACTGAATTGTTTGTTCGAACACACACAGTTACACTAACTCTTGCAGTCgcatattgatcacataaccatGAAGACCCGACTTGTGCGCTGAAAGCACAACAATATGAGATACTACCTCTGAAGTCCTAACACGCCAGAAATAAAGCCAAGGATGATTTGCCGACCACACCGGGTGGTTATTATGAGTACCGCCCGCTTGCCTGACCGAAACGGCTGGAGAAGCTGAGGTGGTAACCATGGTGCTGGAAGAAGTCGTCGTCTTTGTGCGCCGCGTTAGTCATGGTGAAGGCAGGAGCAGGGGCGGCGACTCTCTTGCTGTTATCATGCGAGGCTATTGTTTTGGACGCCGACACAGTTCCATCTCCAGCTGCCCCGTTACCTAGCCGTAGGTGGGTTGAGCCTGCTGAATTCACGCCATCGgcggtggccttcatggaggcagCGCGAGACTGCTCCTGGAGTTGTTTAGCAGTGAGGAAACGCCCGCCAGAACCTCTTGCCCTTTTCATTGCATGAAGATGACGAGACTCGTGAAGATAGGGCTGCAAAATGGAGGTTGCATTCGACTGTTACGTGTAGTACAAAAGTTCATTGCAATAACATGGACAATGAATGAGCGGCTTGAGTTTCAACTTGCAAGAGGGAAGAATAATTAATTAACAATGGCAAAGTAAACCAAAGGACCACCGACTAGAACCTTTCTGTTTTTGCTGAGCTTATTCTGGGCCTCTAACTTAGCACGCAGCTGTCTTCTGCGGAGAATTCCATGATATTGTTTGGGATTGACAAATACGAGCTCATCTGCCGCTATTTCGAGAGGCAAGGGAACTCTTGCTGTTGCGGACCCTCCTCCAGTAGTTTGGGGTTGGAACTGTTTTATGTACAAATGGTTAGTCAAGATCCATGAAAGTGCAGGGGAAATAAGAAGCTTGATGCATCATGCATGTGTGCCTCAAGATTCAAGTTGTGCCAAGAATTATAAATTACAAGTGACCACAATAATCATCTTTGCTTGTCTCATTGGTGATATACCAACCTAGCAAAGTGGTTAAAAGTATCTTACGTATCATATCAAAAGGTAAGACTGCAGAAGTACTATTGGTGTGAGCCTTAAAGCTGGAATTGAGTACTGAGATCGTACTACAATGCAAAATACAGTGTTGATCTGGCAGATCACTCTACAGGACAAGACAATTATTCAGTTTGATAATGTAATTCACTCACAAGTTGTTACAGAAGCTGATTAAAGTGTTCTAGATTTATAAGCTCTCTCGGCATGGAAATTCAGATATGTTGGCAGTTAACAAAACAGGAGAGTGCAACAGTTAGTTAGAATCGTATACCAGAGCGCGTGACCCATAGGCCGGCCAAGCTCCTGAACCAGAATCACTGAATGGGTATGAAATACAAGCCTGAATAATATGAGGAAATATAATATCAGTCGGCACACCCCAGAATCAAAGAATAGGACGGAATATCCTTTGGTGTTTCTGACATGAAGTTTCAGTTTGCCCTGAGGGAGAGTTTACCATTGGGTGGCCATAGTCACTGTTTTGACTTGAAAAT includes:
- the LOC124688669 gene encoding nuclear transcription factor Y subunit A-5-like isoform X3, with amino-acid sequence MSSTFTFGNKHSAFSSQNSDYGHPMACISYPFSDSGSGAWPAYGSRALFQPQTTGGGSATARVPLPLEIAADELVFVNPKQYHGILRRRQLRAKLEAQNKLSKNRKPYLHESRHLHAMKRARGSGGRFLTAKQLQEQSRAASMKATADGVNSAGSTHLRLGNGAAGDGTVSASKTIASHDNSKRVAAPAPAFTMTNAAHKDDDFFQHHGYHLSFSSRFGQASGRYS
- the LOC124688669 gene encoding nuclear transcription factor Y subunit A-7-like isoform X1, with amino-acid sequence MLLPTSSSSYTPKGDSYGKTVDDHMSSTFTFGNKHSAFSSQNSDYGHPMACISYPFSDSGSGAWPAYGSRALFQPQTTGGGSATARVPLPLEIAADELVFVNPKQYHGILRRRQLRAKLEAQNKLSKNRKPYLHESRHLHAMKRARGSGGRFLTAKQLQEQSRAASMKATADGVNSAGSTHLRLGNGAAGDGTVSASKTIASHDNSKRVAAPAPAFTMTNAAHKDDDFFQHHGYHLSFSSRFGQASGRYS
- the LOC124688669 gene encoding nuclear transcription factor Y subunit A-7-like isoform X2, translated to MPGSLSCAGDSYGKTVDDHMSSTFTFGNKHSAFSSQNSDYGHPMACISYPFSDSGSGAWPAYGSRALFQPQTTGGGSATARVPLPLEIAADELVFVNPKQYHGILRRRQLRAKLEAQNKLSKNRKPYLHESRHLHAMKRARGSGGRFLTAKQLQEQSRAASMKATADGVNSAGSTHLRLGNGAAGDGTVSASKTIASHDNSKRVAAPAPAFTMTNAAHKDDDFFQHHGYHLSFSSRFGQASGRYS